The following proteins are encoded in a genomic region of Rattus rattus isolate New Zealand chromosome 2, Rrattus_CSIRO_v1, whole genome shotgun sequence:
- the Spaca6 gene encoding sperm acrosome membrane-associated protein 6 encodes MGLVALVGSFVLLLLLIFRASTWACLFCFTTHQERISLCRMFVGSEDSKIRKCRDAFTYAFEDFSDMEINYDERSHLHDEFTQMTVFLQEVAANHGEWYFWNAFTSAAAKLKKTIEHLKKAQDCIPPCGVQEAARRFHCWGCFSTICDLPLDCPVQDMLVNRGDQALFSCIVAFQLPESEVTYSWKYAGGGVRTQDVSYFRDLPGSHGYLARIRPVQPRHSGTFSCVILHDQRPLARLYFYLNVTGPPPPEETELQVTFREVMRWTPREAEMIQPWRPSLGELLTRPQALTPLSLLLLAAAAALGSASVTVLVW; translated from the exons ATGGGACTTGTTGCCTTAGTAGGGAGCTTTGTCCTGTTGCTCCTGCTGATCTTCAGGGCATCCACATGGGCTTGTCTCTTCTGCTTCACTACGCATCAGGAACGCATCAGTCTCTGCCGGATGTTTGTGGGCTCAGAGGACTCCAAGATACGCAAGTGTAGAGATGCTTTCACATATGCTTTTGAGGATTTCTCAGACATGGAAATCA ACTATGATGAGAGGAGCCACCTGCATGATGAATTTACACAGATGACAGTTTTCCTTCAGGAGGTGGCTGCTAACCATGGTGAGT GGTACTTTTGGAACGCCTTCACCAGTGCTGCagcaaaattgaagaagaccatTGAACACCTTAAAAAAG CCCAGGACTGCATCCCTCCTTGTG GGGTCCAAGAGGCCGCTAGGCGTTTCCACTGCTGGGGCTGCTTTTCCACAATCTGTGATCTGCCTCTAGACTGTCCAG TTCAGGACATGTTGGTGAACCGAGGGGACCaggctttgttttcttgcatCGTGGCTTTCCAGTTGCCAGAGTCGGAGGTCACTTATTCCTGGAAATATGCGGGAGGAGGT GTCCGGACTCAGGACGTTTCCTACTTCCGTGATTTGCCGGGGTCTCACGGGTACCTGGCACGAATCCGGCCAGTGCAACCCAGGCACAGTGGAACCTTTTCCTGCGTGATCCTGCACGACCAGCGCCCCCTGGCGCGGCTCTACTTCTATCTGAACG TGACGGGGCCTCCTCCGCCTGAGGAGACTGAGCTCCAGGTCACGTTCCGGGAAGTGATGCGTTGGACACCGCGGGAGGCGGAAATGATCCAGCCCTGGAGGCCCAGCCTAGGCGAACTACTTACCAGACCCCAGGCTCTGACGCCTCTCAGCCTACTCCTGCTGGCGGCCGCTGCTGCACTTGGGTCTGCTAGTGTTACTGTGCTAGTGTGGTGA